From one Lolium rigidum isolate FL_2022 chromosome 4, APGP_CSIRO_Lrig_0.1, whole genome shotgun sequence genomic stretch:
- the LOC124648988 gene encoding uncharacterized protein LOC124648988 isoform X1 — MVRILSTLYLFYFSHLLTTTSTISLYMLNSLTNLIFISVLRFVQSVCNVEPAKRLNLMRDALGVPPKPRDWPNITLLPESSRHRRHVGDLYWHQTYQMNQLSETCLPPMRYTQCCDQSSVGQQRCFHKPRPMLQIFSTRVQLADYPGPIEVYGCIAVRDSEDYRRIYLFNRSRDDPLTINSASDYLRLLSPKRGMSMQFDCLVEVDIRIKALPGDTNDKILVDGCFDLIEGRATFDVLSRSVVEGEHGAIVFNLIMFRRSVEATIHMNFLEVPGDGFDIKMCGFTAIWKSLYAFIDCEQCECDSFVSSIGKFTQYFVAAVQMDDTLFIDFMEGNMPISFEAAIHGTEEKLYYFRNGAVVSVKVSWSTAHY; from the exons ATGGTACGAATTCTCTCAACTCTTTATCTATTTTACTTTTCTCATCTTCTAACAACAACAAGTACTATCAGCCTGTACATGCTCAACTCGTTAACTAATCTAATATTCATATCAGTGCTACGATTTGTTCAAAGTGTCTGCAACGTTGAACCTGCCAAGAGGTTAAACTTGATGAGAGATGCCTTAGGTGTTCCACCCAAACCCCGTGACTGGCCCAACATCACTCTACTCCCCGAGTCGTCCAGACATCGGAGACATGTGGGTGACCTTTACTGGCACCAGACCTACCAGATGAACCAACTCTCCGAGA CTTGTTTGCCGCCTATGAGGTATACTCAATGTTGTGACCAATCCTCAGTTGGGCAGCAACGGTGCTTTCACAAGCCGCGCCCTATGCTCCAAATCTTCTCTACCAGGGTGCAGCTGGCAGATTACCCTGGTCCAATCGAGGTGTACGGTTGCATCGCGGTCCGAGACTCCGAGGATTATCGCCGCATTTATCTTTTCAACCGATCCCGAGATGACCCGCTCACTATCAATTCG GCTAGCGATTATCTGCGATTGTTGAGCCCCAAAAGAGGCATGTCCATGCAATTTGATTGCCTAGTTGAAGTTGATATCAGAATAAAGGCATTGCCGGGTGATACAAATGACAAAATTTTAGTTGATGGGTGTTTTGACCTAATCGAGGGACGGGCTACTTTCGACGTGCTCTCTAGAAGCGTGGTGGAAGGTGAACATGGTGCTATTGTTTTTAATCTGATCATGTTTCGGAGAAGCGTCGAGGCAACCATTCATATGAACTTCTTGGAAGTGCCCGGAGATGGGTTTGATATAAAGATGTGTGGGTTCACTGCCATTTGGAAGAGTCTGTATGCTTTCATAGACTGCGAACAATGCGAGTGTGATAGCTTCGTCTCCTCCATCGGAAAATTCACACAGTATTTTGTAGCGGCTGTGCAGATGGATGATACACTGTTTATCGATTTTATGGAGGGGAATATGCCAATCTCATTTGAAGCAGCTATTCATGGCACCGAGGAAAAATTATATTATTTTCGTAATGGTGCTGTGGTGTCTGTAAAGGTGTCTTGGTCGACAGCCCACTATTAA
- the LOC124648988 gene encoding uncharacterized protein LOC124648988 isoform X2 yields the protein MPELALSHEEDKEEEEEEDSDLEDTPLDPSDVLRFVQSVCNVEPAKRLNLMRDALGVPPKPRDWPNITLLPESSRHRRHVGDLYWHQTYQMNQLSETCLPPMRYTQCCDQSSVGQQRCFHKPRPMLQIFSTRVQLADYPGPIEVYGCIAVRDSEDYRRIYLFNRSRDDPLTINSASDYLRLLSPKRGMSMQFDCLVEVDIRIKALPGDTNDKILVDGCFDLIEGRATFDVLSRSVVEGEHGAIVFNLIMFRRSVEATIHMNFLEVPGDGFDIKMCGFTAIWKSLYAFIDCEQCECDSFVSSIGKFTQYFVAAVQMDDTLFIDFMEGNMPISFEAAIHGTEEKLYYFRNGAVVSVKVSWSTAHY from the exons ATGCCTGAGCTGGCTCTCTCTCACGAGGAGgacaaggaagaggaagaggaggaagacagtgATCTGGAGGACACCCCCCTAGACCCCTCTGATG TGCTACGATTTGTTCAAAGTGTCTGCAACGTTGAACCTGCCAAGAGGTTAAACTTGATGAGAGATGCCTTAGGTGTTCCACCCAAACCCCGTGACTGGCCCAACATCACTCTACTCCCCGAGTCGTCCAGACATCGGAGACATGTGGGTGACCTTTACTGGCACCAGACCTACCAGATGAACCAACTCTCCGAGA CTTGTTTGCCGCCTATGAGGTATACTCAATGTTGTGACCAATCCTCAGTTGGGCAGCAACGGTGCTTTCACAAGCCGCGCCCTATGCTCCAAATCTTCTCTACCAGGGTGCAGCTGGCAGATTACCCTGGTCCAATCGAGGTGTACGGTTGCATCGCGGTCCGAGACTCCGAGGATTATCGCCGCATTTATCTTTTCAACCGATCCCGAGATGACCCGCTCACTATCAATTCG GCTAGCGATTATCTGCGATTGTTGAGCCCCAAAAGAGGCATGTCCATGCAATTTGATTGCCTAGTTGAAGTTGATATCAGAATAAAGGCATTGCCGGGTGATACAAATGACAAAATTTTAGTTGATGGGTGTTTTGACCTAATCGAGGGACGGGCTACTTTCGACGTGCTCTCTAGAAGCGTGGTGGAAGGTGAACATGGTGCTATTGTTTTTAATCTGATCATGTTTCGGAGAAGCGTCGAGGCAACCATTCATATGAACTTCTTGGAAGTGCCCGGAGATGGGTTTGATATAAAGATGTGTGGGTTCACTGCCATTTGGAAGAGTCTGTATGCTTTCATAGACTGCGAACAATGCGAGTGTGATAGCTTCGTCTCCTCCATCGGAAAATTCACACAGTATTTTGTAGCGGCTGTGCAGATGGATGATACACTGTTTATCGATTTTATGGAGGGGAATATGCCAATCTCATTTGAAGCAGCTATTCATGGCACCGAGGAAAAATTATATTATTTTCGTAATGGTGCTGTGGTGTCTGTAAAGGTGTCTTGGTCGACAGCCCACTATTAA